The Argopecten irradians isolate NY chromosome 16, Ai_NY, whole genome shotgun sequence genome window below encodes:
- the LOC138310463 gene encoding uncharacterized protein isoform X3 has product MRQFYTEKQMSEKVKRVAVIGAGISGLATLRNLLSSDRKYIPTCFDRGSDVGGVWLYNENTHTDEYGMPVFSNMYRDLITNLPTPLMEVPGFPNTDPDRDSSYMHRDQVLDYIKRFTAHYDLRKYVITHTYVTDITRNSAERIPEWTVSYRDIRNQDCKREVFDAVIVCTGHQHTPYVPDIDGVEIFQGDVIHSKNYRVPEKFTNKKVVILGASYSGIDIAIGIAPCAKQQMSEQVKRVAVIGAGISGLATLRNLLSSDRKYIPTCFDRGSDVGGVWLYNENTHTDEYGMPVFSSMYRDLITNLPTPLMEVPGFPNTDPERDSSYMHRDQVLDYIKRFTAHYDLRKYVMTHTYVTDITRNSAERIPEWTVSYRDIRNQDCKREVFDAVIVCTGHQHTPYVPDIDGVEIFQGDVIHSKNYRVPEKFTNKKVVILGASYSGIDIAIGIAPCAKQMTQKRKLMI; this is encoded by the exons CAAATGTCAGAGAAGGTAAAACGCGTGGCGGTGATTGGTGCTGGAATATCAGGTCTCGCCACACTAAGGAATCTCCTCTCGTCTGACCGGAAGTACATCCCGACATGCTTTGATAGAGGAAGTGACGTAGGAGGTGTATGGCTGTATAATGAAAATACACATACGGATGAGTATGGCATGCCAGTTTTTTCAAACATGTACCGTGACCTAAT TACGAACCTTCCCACTCCTTTAATGGAGGTACCAGGTTTTCCAAACACAGATCCAGACAGAGATTCGTCATATATGCACCGAGATCAGGTGTTGGATTATATCAAACGGTTTACCGCGCACTACGATCTCAGGAAATATGtcatt ACTCATACGTATGTAACAGACATAACACGTAATAGCGCCGAGAGGATTCCCGAATGGACGGTATCATATAGAGACATTCGGAACCAGGATTGCAAACGTGAAGTATTTGATGCTGTTATCGTTTGCACAGG GCATCAACATACTCCATATGTACCTGACATTGACGGGGTTGAAATATTCCAAGGTGACGTCATCCACAGCAAGAACTATAGAGTTCCGGAAAAGTTTACAAACAAGAAAGTGGTCATACTAGGAGCCTCCTATTCCGGAATTGACATTGCTATCGGAATCGCGCCATGCGCaaaacag CAAATGTCAGAACAGGTAAAACGCGTAGCGGTGATTGGTGCTGGAATATCAGGCCTCGCTACACTAAGGAATCTCCTTTCGTCTGACCGGAAGTACATCCCGACATGCTTTGATAGAGGAAGTGACGTAGGAGGTGTATGGCTGTATAATGAAAATACACATACGGATGAGTATGGCATGCCAGTTTTTTCAAGCATGTACCGTGACCTAAT aACGAACCTTCCAACTCCTTTGATGGAGGTTCCAGGGTTTCCAAACACAGATCCAGAGAGAGATTCGTCATATATGCACCGAGATCAGGTGTTGGATTATATCAAACGGTTTACCGCGCACTATGATCTCAGGAAATATGTCATG ACTCATACGTATGTAACAGACATAACACGTAATAGCGCCGAGAGGATTCCCGAATGGACGGTATCATATAGAGACATTCGGAACCAGGATTGCAAACGTGAAGTATTTGATGCTGTTATCGTTTGCACAGG GCATCAACATACTCCATATGTACCTGACATTGACGGGGTTGAAATATTCCAAGGTGACGTCATCCACAGCAAGAACTATAGAGTTCCGGAAAAGTTTACAAACAAGAAAGTGGTCATACTAGGAGCCTCCTATTCCGGAATTGACATTGCTATCGGAATCGCGCCATGCGCaaaacag ATGACACAGAAGAGGAAGTTGATGATCTGA
- the LOC138310463 gene encoding senecionine N-oxygenase-like isoform X1: protein MRQFYTEKQMSEKVKRVAVIGAGISGLATLRNLLSSDRKYIPTCFDRGSDVGGVWLYNENTHTDEYGMPVFSNMYRDLITNLPTPLMEVPGFPNTDPDRDSSYMHRDQVLDYIKRFTAHYDLRKYVITHTYVTDITRNSAERIPEWTVSYRDIRNQDCKREVFDAVIVCTGHQHTPYVPDIDGVEIFQGDVIHSKNYRVPEKFTNKKVVILGASYSGIDIAIGIAPCAKQQMSEQVKRVAVIGAGISGLATLRNLLSSDRKYIPTCFDRGSDVGGVWLYNENTHTDEYGMPVFSSMYRDLITNLPTPLMEVPGFPNTDPERDSSYMHRDQVLDYIKRFTAHYDLRKYVMTHTYVTDITRNSAERIPEWTVSYRDIRNQDCKREVFDAVIVCTGHQHTPYVPDIDGVEIFQGDVIHSKNYRVPEKFTNKKVVILGASYSGIDIAIGIAPCAKQIFLSHNKDKLNSVLPANIIEKPGIKRMSMDSVVFLDDTEEEVDDLIFCTGYVYSFPFLSDDVIHASRTKVTPLYKHVVNVRHPNLFFIGILEAVAYFIMAHVLSKVAVVVLDDLGSLPSEMEMQACVDRDFEMRKERGDKPHIFTKIERLWEFEKDLASYAGIQPSPKVFELIRAYNIDQFRKPCHYVSSEKNTGFRRQNVVQSLKLIMNGI, encoded by the exons CAAATGTCAGAGAAGGTAAAACGCGTGGCGGTGATTGGTGCTGGAATATCAGGTCTCGCCACACTAAGGAATCTCCTCTCGTCTGACCGGAAGTACATCCCGACATGCTTTGATAGAGGAAGTGACGTAGGAGGTGTATGGCTGTATAATGAAAATACACATACGGATGAGTATGGCATGCCAGTTTTTTCAAACATGTACCGTGACCTAAT TACGAACCTTCCCACTCCTTTAATGGAGGTACCAGGTTTTCCAAACACAGATCCAGACAGAGATTCGTCATATATGCACCGAGATCAGGTGTTGGATTATATCAAACGGTTTACCGCGCACTACGATCTCAGGAAATATGtcatt ACTCATACGTATGTAACAGACATAACACGTAATAGCGCCGAGAGGATTCCCGAATGGACGGTATCATATAGAGACATTCGGAACCAGGATTGCAAACGTGAAGTATTTGATGCTGTTATCGTTTGCACAGG GCATCAACATACTCCATATGTACCTGACATTGACGGGGTTGAAATATTCCAAGGTGACGTCATCCACAGCAAGAACTATAGAGTTCCGGAAAAGTTTACAAACAAGAAAGTGGTCATACTAGGAGCCTCCTATTCCGGAATTGACATTGCTATCGGAATCGCGCCATGCGCaaaacag CAAATGTCAGAACAGGTAAAACGCGTAGCGGTGATTGGTGCTGGAATATCAGGCCTCGCTACACTAAGGAATCTCCTTTCGTCTGACCGGAAGTACATCCCGACATGCTTTGATAGAGGAAGTGACGTAGGAGGTGTATGGCTGTATAATGAAAATACACATACGGATGAGTATGGCATGCCAGTTTTTTCAAGCATGTACCGTGACCTAAT aACGAACCTTCCAACTCCTTTGATGGAGGTTCCAGGGTTTCCAAACACAGATCCAGAGAGAGATTCGTCATATATGCACCGAGATCAGGTGTTGGATTATATCAAACGGTTTACCGCGCACTATGATCTCAGGAAATATGTCATG ACTCATACGTATGTAACAGACATAACACGTAATAGCGCCGAGAGGATTCCCGAATGGACGGTATCATATAGAGACATTCGGAACCAGGATTGCAAACGTGAAGTATTTGATGCTGTTATCGTTTGCACAGG GCATCAACATACTCCATATGTACCTGACATTGACGGGGTTGAAATATTCCAAGGTGACGTCATCCACAGCAAGAACTATAGAGTTCCGGAAAAGTTTACAAACAAGAAAGTGGTCATACTAGGAGCCTCCTATTCCGGAATTGACATTGCTATCGGAATCGCGCCATGCGCaaaacag ATTTTTCTAAGCCACAACAAGGACAAATTGAATTCCGTTTTGCCCGCAAACATTATCGAAAAGCCAGGAATAAAACGGATGTCCATGGACAGTGTTGTTTTTCTAGATGACACAGAAGAGGAAGTTGATGATCTGATCTTTTGTACCGGATATGTCTACAGCTTTCCGTTTTTAAGTGATGACGTCATACACGCTTCCAGAACTAAGGTCACACCTTTATATAAGCATGTGGTCAATGTGCGACATCCCAATTTGTTCTTTATCGGAATACTTGAAGCAGTAGCATACTTCATCATGGCCcatgttttatcaaaagttgCTGTAGTGGTGTTGGATGATTTAGGTAGCCTTCCGTCAGAAATGGAAATGCAAGCATGCGTAGACAGAGATTTTGAAATGAGAAAGGAGCGTGGAGATAAGCCACATATATTCACCAAGATTGAGCGGTTATgggaatttgaaaaagatcttGCATCTTATGCAGGTATCCAACCTAGTCCTAAGGTATTCGAATTGATACGTGCTTATAACATTGACCAATTCAGGAAACCATGTCACTACGTTTCGTCAGAGAAAAATACAGGTTTCAGACGACAAAACGTCGTTCAAAGTCTTAAATTGATAATGAATGGTATTTAA
- the LOC138310463 gene encoding senecionine N-oxygenase-like isoform X2, with product MRQFYTEKQMSEKVKRVAVIGAGISGLATLRNLLSSDRKYIPTCFDRGSDVGGVWLYNENTHTDEYGMPVFSNMYRDLITNLPTPLMEVPGFPNTDPDRDSSYMHRDQVLDYIKRFTAHYDLRKYVITHTYVTDITRNSAERIPEWTVSYRDIRNQDCKREVFDAVIVCTGHQHTPYVPDIDGVEIFQGDVIHSKNYRVPEKFTNKKVVILGASYSGIDIAIGIAPCAKQQMSEQVKRVAVIGAGISGLATLRNLLSSDRKYIPTCFDRGSDVGGVWLYNENTHTDETNLPTPLMEVPGFPNTDPERDSSYMHRDQVLDYIKRFTAHYDLRKYVMTHTYVTDITRNSAERIPEWTVSYRDIRNQDCKREVFDAVIVCTGHQHTPYVPDIDGVEIFQGDVIHSKNYRVPEKFTNKKVVILGASYSGIDIAIGIAPCAKQIFLSHNKDKLNSVLPANIIEKPGIKRMSMDSVVFLDDTEEEVDDLIFCTGYVYSFPFLSDDVIHASRTKVTPLYKHVVNVRHPNLFFIGILEAVAYFIMAHVLSKVAVVVLDDLGSLPSEMEMQACVDRDFEMRKERGDKPHIFTKIERLWEFEKDLASYAGIQPSPKVFELIRAYNIDQFRKPCHYVSSEKNTGFRRQNVVQSLKLIMNGI from the exons CAAATGTCAGAGAAGGTAAAACGCGTGGCGGTGATTGGTGCTGGAATATCAGGTCTCGCCACACTAAGGAATCTCCTCTCGTCTGACCGGAAGTACATCCCGACATGCTTTGATAGAGGAAGTGACGTAGGAGGTGTATGGCTGTATAATGAAAATACACATACGGATGAGTATGGCATGCCAGTTTTTTCAAACATGTACCGTGACCTAAT TACGAACCTTCCCACTCCTTTAATGGAGGTACCAGGTTTTCCAAACACAGATCCAGACAGAGATTCGTCATATATGCACCGAGATCAGGTGTTGGATTATATCAAACGGTTTACCGCGCACTACGATCTCAGGAAATATGtcatt ACTCATACGTATGTAACAGACATAACACGTAATAGCGCCGAGAGGATTCCCGAATGGACGGTATCATATAGAGACATTCGGAACCAGGATTGCAAACGTGAAGTATTTGATGCTGTTATCGTTTGCACAGG GCATCAACATACTCCATATGTACCTGACATTGACGGGGTTGAAATATTCCAAGGTGACGTCATCCACAGCAAGAACTATAGAGTTCCGGAAAAGTTTACAAACAAGAAAGTGGTCATACTAGGAGCCTCCTATTCCGGAATTGACATTGCTATCGGAATCGCGCCATGCGCaaaacag CAAATGTCAGAACAGGTAAAACGCGTAGCGGTGATTGGTGCTGGAATATCAGGCCTCGCTACACTAAGGAATCTCCTTTCGTCTGACCGGAAGTACATCCCGACATGCTTTGATAGAGGAAGTGACGTAGGAGGTGTATGGCTGTATAATGAAAATACACATACGGATGA aACGAACCTTCCAACTCCTTTGATGGAGGTTCCAGGGTTTCCAAACACAGATCCAGAGAGAGATTCGTCATATATGCACCGAGATCAGGTGTTGGATTATATCAAACGGTTTACCGCGCACTATGATCTCAGGAAATATGTCATG ACTCATACGTATGTAACAGACATAACACGTAATAGCGCCGAGAGGATTCCCGAATGGACGGTATCATATAGAGACATTCGGAACCAGGATTGCAAACGTGAAGTATTTGATGCTGTTATCGTTTGCACAGG GCATCAACATACTCCATATGTACCTGACATTGACGGGGTTGAAATATTCCAAGGTGACGTCATCCACAGCAAGAACTATAGAGTTCCGGAAAAGTTTACAAACAAGAAAGTGGTCATACTAGGAGCCTCCTATTCCGGAATTGACATTGCTATCGGAATCGCGCCATGCGCaaaacag ATTTTTCTAAGCCACAACAAGGACAAATTGAATTCCGTTTTGCCCGCAAACATTATCGAAAAGCCAGGAATAAAACGGATGTCCATGGACAGTGTTGTTTTTCTAGATGACACAGAAGAGGAAGTTGATGATCTGATCTTTTGTACCGGATATGTCTACAGCTTTCCGTTTTTAAGTGATGACGTCATACACGCTTCCAGAACTAAGGTCACACCTTTATATAAGCATGTGGTCAATGTGCGACATCCCAATTTGTTCTTTATCGGAATACTTGAAGCAGTAGCATACTTCATCATGGCCcatgttttatcaaaagttgCTGTAGTGGTGTTGGATGATTTAGGTAGCCTTCCGTCAGAAATGGAAATGCAAGCATGCGTAGACAGAGATTTTGAAATGAGAAAGGAGCGTGGAGATAAGCCACATATATTCACCAAGATTGAGCGGTTATgggaatttgaaaaagatcttGCATCTTATGCAGGTATCCAACCTAGTCCTAAGGTATTCGAATTGATACGTGCTTATAACATTGACCAATTCAGGAAACCATGTCACTACGTTTCGTCAGAGAAAAATACAGGTTTCAGACGACAAAACGTCGTTCAAAGTCTTAAATTGATAATGAATGGTATTTAA